The genomic region TTGGAGAACCGCTTGTTGACCAAGCGGGTGTTCCCGGAGCTGTTCCGCGACCACGCGATTCTGCCGGTGGATGACTACCCCAACCAACTTTATGATCTGCTCGCCTCCATGAGCCCGCGACAAGGCGAGAAGCCCACCGTGGTGGTGCTCACCCCGGGCATCTTCAACTCCGCCTATTTTGAACACGCCTATCTGGCGCAACAGATGGGGGTGGAGCTGGTGGAGTCGCGCGATCTGGTGGTGGGCGACGGCGACCGCGTGTTCATGAAGACCACCCGCGGCCTCAAGCAGGTGGATGTGATCTATCGCCGTGTGGACGACGCCTTCATGGACCCCGAAGCGTTCCGTCCCGATTCGGTGCTGGGCATCCCCGGCATCATCCGCGCCTGGCGCGCGGGGCATGTGGGCATCGTCAACGCCCCGGGCACCGGCGTGGCCGACGACAAGGTGGTCTACTCCTACATGCCGGAGATCATCCGCTACTATCTGGACGAAGACGCCAAGATCCCCAACGTGCCCACCTACCGCTGCCATGTGGAGTCCGAGCGCAAGCATGTGTTGGCGAATCTGGATAAACTGGTGGTCAAGCCCGCCAATGAGTCGGGAGGTTACGGCATGTTGATGGGCCCCTACGCCAGCCAGGCCGAGCGCGAGACCTTCGCCGGGTTGATCCAAAAGGATCCGCGCAACTATATCGCCCAGCCTACGCTGCTGCCCTCCACCGTGCCGACGTTGAGCGCCAGCGGCGCTATGGCCCCACGCCATGTGGATCTGCGTCCGTTCATCCTGCACGGGCAGAACAGCTATGTGACCCCGGGCGGCTTGACGCGGGTGGCCCTGCGCGAGGGCTCGTTGGTGGTCAACTCCTCCCAAGGGGGCGGCAGTAAGGATACCTGGGTCACCCCGGCGCAAGAGGAGCGTTGAGCGATGCTATCACGGGTTGCGGAGAATATTTATTGGCTGGCGCGTTATATGGAGCGCGCCGATGGTTTGGCGCGTCTGATCAGCGCCACCACCAACACCATGCTGGACATCGCCCCAGTGGTCAAACAGCAGGTGCGCGGCTGGGATCAGCTCATCGCCATCACCGGCAACGCCGAGGCGTTCGAGAAGGGCGGCATCCCCGCCAGTGAG from Magnetofaba australis IT-1 harbors:
- a CDS encoding circularly permuted type 2 ATP-grasp protein encodes the protein MSNSGANGAVAYDASGFFDEMVTGDGAARRGARQVWEFISSLGIEELRRRQDVAELAIRNLGISFTIYSEGENIDRAWPFDILPRFQDGAEWARLEEGLKQRIHALNMFIDDLYNDRKIVKDGVFPAEILANSVGYRAACQGMRPKFGAWAHICGSDLLRDKDGTAYVLEDNLRVPSGVSYMLENRLLTKRVFPELFRDHAILPVDDYPNQLYDLLASMSPRQGEKPTVVVLTPGIFNSAYFEHAYLAQQMGVELVESRDLVVGDGDRVFMKTTRGLKQVDVIYRRVDDAFMDPEAFRPDSVLGIPGIIRAWRAGHVGIVNAPGTGVADDKVVYSYMPEIIRYYLDEDAKIPNVPTYRCHVESERKHVLANLDKLVVKPANESGGYGMLMGPYASQAERETFAGLIQKDPRNYIAQPTLLPSTVPTLSASGAMAPRHVDLRPFILHGQNSYVTPGGLTRVALREGSLVVNSSQGGGSKDTWVTPAQEER